The following coding sequences lie in one Capnocytophaga stomatis genomic window:
- a CDS encoding serine hydrolase domain-containing protein has product MKYVKKFFIGLIVALLLVVGGMYASGYGYVLKAVRIIYGSGHKTAFLSDYEKFDNRTVSKGAESQPWALHKDYNKTEATKDLENLHKKYESVAFLIFKNDSIWHEQYFDGYSEKSKSNSFSMAKSYVSALLGKAILDGYIKSLDQPVAEFLPEFSEGLASKLTVGDLASMASGSDWDESYYSPFSITTQAYFDTDLREVMQRMKIVEEPGKKYVYQSGNTQLLAMIIEKATKKTLSDYLSESLWKPLGAESDALWQVDSDESGMEKAYCCIASNARDFARLGKLYHNYGKWNGQQILDSAFVAKSIQPRFPESPEYGYGMWLLTRNGKNFFMMRGHLGQYVIVQPKDNIMIVRLGHLKGVEEEGGDPFTEDIYGYIDETYKMLQK; this is encoded by the coding sequence ATGAAATACGTAAAGAAATTTTTTATAGGGCTGATTGTAGCGTTATTATTGGTCGTTGGAGGAATGTACGCAAGCGGATACGGATACGTTCTTAAGGCTGTACGTATTATCTATGGTTCGGGACATAAAACGGCTTTTTTGTCTGATTATGAGAAGTTTGACAACAGAACTGTCAGTAAAGGAGCAGAATCACAACCTTGGGCGTTACACAAGGATTACAATAAGACAGAAGCTACGAAAGATTTAGAAAATTTGCATAAAAAGTATGAGTCTGTGGCATTTCTTATCTTTAAAAATGATAGCATTTGGCACGAACAGTATTTCGATGGATATTCTGAAAAATCGAAAAGTAATTCATTCTCTATGGCGAAGTCGTATGTTTCTGCTTTGCTCGGAAAGGCGATTCTTGATGGATATATTAAAAGTTTAGACCAGCCAGTGGCGGAATTCCTTCCCGAATTTTCCGAAGGATTGGCATCAAAACTCACTGTGGGCGATTTAGCTTCAATGGCATCAGGTTCGGATTGGGATGAGTCATATTACAGTCCGTTTTCAATCACCACACAGGCTTATTTTGACACGGATTTACGGGAAGTTATGCAACGGATGAAAATTGTTGAAGAGCCAGGAAAAAAATATGTATATCAAAGCGGAAATACGCAATTGCTGGCGATGATAATTGAAAAAGCCACAAAAAAAACACTTTCCGATTACTTGTCGGAATCGCTTTGGAAGCCGTTAGGTGCGGAGAGTGATGCTCTTTGGCAGGTTGATAGCGATGAGAGTGGAATGGAAAAGGCTTATTGTTGTATAGCTTCTAACGCTCGTGATTTTGCTCGGCTTGGCAAGCTCTACCACAATTACGGAAAATGGAACGGACAGCAGATTTTGGATTCTGCTTTTGTGGCAAAATCAATTCAACCGCGATTTCCCGAAAGTCCTGAATATGGGTACGGAATGTGGCTTTTAACTCGTAATGGCAAAAACTTTTTTATGATGCGAGGACATTTGGGACAGTACGTTATCGTTCAGCCTAAAGATAACATTATGATTGTCAGGCTTGGGCATTTGAAGGGAGTAGAAGAGGAGGGAGGAGACCCTTTTACTGAGGATATCTACGGATATATTGACGAAACTTATAAAATGTTACAAAAATAA
- a CDS encoding phenylacetate--CoA ligase family protein: protein MKNIRYCLYWGIDYLTGGSKRKHYSEIAKIYNQEGDYEAIKTKRLNEILNYACKKTSFYKSFDPSNLKSFPIISKKDVNENYDSFFSEDYVDKKDSLRVMTTSGSTGITFRIYQNPEKVLRNKMDILFFYHIANYDIGDRMYSLRIWTNINRKNWFSSFKENFRMYDTSSLSKEGILSLEKIMKQDKDIKVLSGYASSFAELVNNMDEKSRSEANKWKVKSIISMAEELLLHTKRELIDIFKCPVVSRYSNQEMGMFAQQPATGEDYFLTNEASYNFEFLKLDSDEEAQEDELARIVITDLFNKAVPLIRYETGDLCTFGVKNNRKYIKTIQGRANDLLKNNNGGLLPPYVIIYVLWHFKNITQFQLIQENLHLVHLRLVHKFENKYETFKKIENMLLDVFGNQTTIKIEEVDEIPVEKTGKRKFIISKV, encoded by the coding sequence ATGAAAAACATTCGATATTGCCTCTATTGGGGGATAGATTATCTGACAGGAGGAAGCAAAAGAAAACACTATAGCGAGATTGCAAAAATTTATAATCAGGAAGGAGATTACGAAGCAATCAAAACCAAAAGGCTGAATGAGATTTTAAATTATGCTTGCAAAAAAACATCTTTTTATAAAAGTTTTGACCCTAGTAATCTCAAAAGTTTTCCAATAATAAGCAAAAAAGATGTTAACGAAAATTATGATAGTTTTTTCTCCGAGGATTATGTTGACAAAAAGGATTCTCTTCGGGTGATGACAACCAGTGGTTCCACGGGAATTACTTTTAGAATATATCAAAATCCCGAAAAGGTTTTGAGGAACAAAATGGACATATTGTTCTTCTACCATATTGCTAATTACGATATAGGAGACAGAATGTACTCCTTGCGAATATGGACGAATATCAATCGTAAAAATTGGTTTTCGTCATTCAAGGAAAATTTCAGAATGTACGACACTTCCAGCCTAAGCAAAGAAGGCATCCTTTCTCTTGAAAAAATAATGAAGCAAGACAAAGATATTAAAGTGTTATCTGGTTATGCTTCTTCTTTTGCGGAGCTGGTAAATAATATGGACGAAAAAAGCCGTTCAGAAGCTAATAAATGGAAAGTAAAATCCATAATATCAATGGCTGAAGAATTGCTTTTACACACAAAAAGGGAGTTGATTGATATTTTCAAATGTCCTGTAGTCTCTCGCTACTCTAACCAAGAAATGGGGATGTTCGCTCAACAACCTGCTACTGGGGAAGATTATTTCTTAACCAATGAAGCGAGTTATAATTTTGAATTTCTGAAATTAGACAGTGATGAAGAAGCACAGGAAGATGAACTTGCCCGCATTGTAATCACGGATTTATTCAACAAAGCCGTCCCTTTGATTCGCTACGAAACCGGAGATTTGTGTACTTTCGGGGTAAAAAACAACAGAAAATACATCAAAACAATACAAGGAAGAGCCAATGACCTCTTAAAAAACAACAACGGAGGATTATTACCGCCTTATGTCATAATATATGTTCTATGGCATTTTAAAAATATCACTCAATTTCAACTAATACAAGAAAACTTGCATCTGGTACATCTGAGATTGGTGCATAAATTTGAAAACAAATATGAAACTTTCAAAAAAATTGAAAATATGCTACTTGATGTTTTTGGAAATCAAACAACTATAAAAATAGAAGAAGTAGATGAAATTCCTGTAGAAAAAACAGGAAAAAGAAAGTTCATAATTTCAAAAGTTTGA
- a CDS encoding 3'-5' exonuclease, with the protein MLNKINLEDILFLDIETVPLFEDYEELSQIEQELWEEKTKYQRKDDFTAEEFYERAGIWAEFGRIVCISVGYFSFRNDQRTFRVTSFFGDEIKILKEFSQLIDQHFSRPSKLLCAHNGKEFDFPYITRRMIINNIRIPQKLQLFGKKPWEVPHLDTLEMWKFGDYKHFTSLKLLTHVLGIPSPKDDIDGSQVRDVFYKEKDIDRIVTYCEKDTVTVAQVFLRFRGEELLTEDEILFV; encoded by the coding sequence ATGCTCAATAAAATCAATTTAGAAGATATTCTTTTTCTGGATATTGAAACAGTTCCCCTTTTTGAGGATTATGAGGAACTTTCACAAATTGAACAAGAATTGTGGGAAGAAAAAACAAAGTATCAACGGAAAGATGATTTTACTGCCGAAGAATTTTACGAACGTGCCGGAATTTGGGCTGAATTCGGGAGAATAGTTTGTATTTCAGTAGGTTATTTTTCTTTTCGGAATGACCAACGTACCTTTAGGGTTACTTCCTTTTTTGGCGATGAAATAAAGATTTTAAAGGAATTTTCTCAACTTATAGACCAGCATTTTTCTCGCCCCAGCAAATTGCTTTGTGCTCATAATGGCAAGGAGTTTGACTTTCCATATATTACGAGACGTATGATAATCAATAATATACGCATTCCTCAAAAGTTGCAATTATTTGGAAAAAAACCTTGGGAAGTTCCGCATTTGGATACTTTGGAAATGTGGAAATTTGGTGATTATAAGCATTTTACATCGCTGAAATTATTAACGCACGTTTTAGGCATTCCTTCGCCCAAGGATGATATTGACGGAAGCCAAGTTCGGGATGTTTTTTACAAGGAAAAGGACATAGACCGAATTGTTACATATTGTGAGAAGGATACAGTAACTGTCGCTCAGGTTTTTCTGCGTTTTCGAGGAGAGGAATTATTAACAGAAGATGAAATTTTGTTTGTTTGA
- a CDS encoding DegT/DnrJ/EryC1/StrS family aminotransferase — protein sequence MNSKVWLSSPHMGGGELKYIHEAFDQNWVAPLGPNVNGFEEDLEKYLGQNVKVAALSAGTAALHLALVALGVKSGDEVICQSFTFSASANPIVYQGATPIFVDSEPQTWNICPQALEDAIKDRISKGKKPKAIIVVHLYGMPAKMDEILQIANRYEIPVVEDAAEALGSTFKGQKCGTFGEMSILSFNGNKIITTSGGGALVCKKAEQKEKVVFLSTQARDNAPHYQHSHIGYNYRMSNITAGIGRGQMEVLDERITQRRQNHFFYQELFKNFDGITLFTEPNSDFFSNHWLSAITIDSKKTGFDREDLRLKFLEDNIETRPLWKPMHLQPVFANAPYYGGNVSETLFDKGLCLPSGSNMTDEDRERIVKIFSK from the coding sequence ATGAATTCAAAAGTATGGTTATCTTCCCCTCATATGGGAGGAGGTGAGCTTAAGTATATCCACGAAGCATTCGATCAAAATTGGGTTGCCCCGCTTGGTCCTAACGTGAATGGATTTGAAGAGGATTTGGAAAAATATTTAGGACAAAATGTAAAAGTAGCTGCATTATCTGCCGGAACTGCTGCTTTGCATTTGGCTTTGGTTGCTCTCGGCGTAAAATCGGGAGATGAAGTTATTTGCCAGAGCTTTACATTTTCAGCCTCAGCAAATCCCATTGTTTATCAAGGAGCTACACCAATTTTCGTTGACAGTGAACCACAAACTTGGAATATCTGTCCACAGGCATTGGAAGACGCAATAAAAGACCGCATATCAAAAGGAAAAAAGCCAAAAGCCATCATTGTTGTGCATCTTTACGGAATGCCTGCAAAAATGGACGAAATACTTCAAATAGCAAACCGCTACGAAATACCCGTAGTTGAAGATGCTGCCGAGGCTTTAGGAAGTACATTCAAAGGGCAAAAATGTGGCACTTTCGGAGAGATGTCGATACTTAGTTTTAATGGCAATAAAATCATAACTACCTCAGGAGGAGGAGCTTTAGTTTGTAAAAAAGCTGAGCAGAAAGAAAAAGTTGTGTTCCTTTCAACTCAAGCGAGGGACAACGCACCTCATTATCAACACTCTCACATTGGATACAATTACCGAATGAGTAACATAACAGCGGGAATTGGTCGTGGGCAAATGGAAGTGCTTGATGAAAGAATCACTCAAAGACGTCAAAATCACTTCTTTTATCAAGAATTATTCAAAAATTTTGACGGAATAACTCTGTTTACGGAACCGAATTCTGACTTCTTCTCAAATCATTGGCTTTCTGCTATCACGATTGACAGCAAAAAAACAGGTTTTGACAGAGAAGACTTGCGATTAAAGTTCCTCGAAGATAATATCGAAACTCGCCCTCTTTGGAAACCTATGCACTTGCAACCTGTGTTTGCTAATGCTCCTTATTATGGAGGAAATGTTTCTGAAACTTTATTTGATAAAGGGCTTTGTCTTCCTTCTGGTTCTAATATGACAGATGAAGATAGAGAGCGAATCGTAAAAATTTTCTCTAAATAA
- a CDS encoding ATP-grasp domain-containing protein, whose translation MNILLCSVGRRARLLQDLKKTLEGRGKLVATDNSNTAPALYFADKNYVVPKITDSDYLDVILDICKRENIQAITTFIDPEIEILSKNRELFLSNGVLPLCPSAKTAFLCFDKYEMFKYLKEKNINTVLTYDSLEDFKEALKKENINFPVFIKPKCGSGSVGATKIENIEELETVIAENSHDYIIQEFMDGEDLDADVYIDCITNKPVSIFSKRKIETRIGGASKTISFKDEKLFSFIRKVLKEFEFFGPIDMDFFYKNGEYYLSEINPRFGGAYLHAHGAGINFVKLIENNLLNKANEEKIGDYDEDIIMMMYDDVVIKRKSDLAREF comes from the coding sequence ATGAATATTTTACTTTGCAGTGTAGGGCGAAGAGCTCGCCTTCTACAAGACTTAAAAAAAACATTAGAAGGCAGAGGCAAACTAGTCGCAACAGATAATAGCAACACAGCTCCTGCTCTCTATTTTGCAGACAAAAATTATGTGGTACCAAAAATCACAGATTCTGACTATCTAGATGTTATTTTAGATATTTGTAAGAGAGAAAATATACAGGCTATAACTACCTTCATTGACCCAGAAATTGAGATTTTATCAAAAAATAGAGAATTGTTTCTAAGTAATGGGGTATTACCTTTATGTCCATCAGCTAAAACCGCATTTCTGTGCTTTGATAAATATGAAATGTTCAAATATCTGAAGGAAAAAAATATTAACACTGTCTTAACTTACGACAGCTTAGAAGACTTCAAAGAAGCATTGAAAAAAGAAAACATAAATTTTCCTGTTTTCATCAAACCAAAATGCGGAAGTGGAAGTGTTGGTGCTACAAAAATTGAGAATATTGAAGAATTAGAGACTGTGATTGCTGAAAATTCTCATGACTACATCATCCAAGAATTTATGGATGGAGAAGACTTGGATGCTGATGTTTATATTGATTGTATCACCAATAAGCCTGTTAGTATTTTTTCAAAAAGAAAAATTGAGACGAGAATTGGTGGAGCAAGTAAAACAATTTCTTTCAAGGATGAAAAACTATTCTCTTTTATAAGAAAGGTGTTAAAAGAGTTTGAGTTCTTTGGACCAATTGATATGGATTTCTTTTACAAAAATGGAGAGTATTATTTATCTGAAATTAATCCAAGATTTGGAGGAGCCTATCTTCACGCTCATGGAGCTGGTATTAATTTCGTAAAGTTGATAGAAAACAACCTCCTGAACAAGGCTAATGAAGAAAAGATAGGAGACTATGATGAGGATATAATTATGATGATGTATGATGATGTGGTCATTAAAAGAAAATCTGATTTAGCACGTGAATTTTAG
- a CDS encoding HAD family hydrolase, with the protein MRNKYIIFDLDDTLIYEIDFLKSAYKEIARFACNSEDCESLYDKILDIYHQGEDAFSFLVNKFPHLTKEKLLEMYRNHFPNLKLNDGAEIIFNFCKSKNYKIGLITDGRSVTQRNKLKSLDIENIFDKIIISEEFGSSKPDERNFTIFQEEGIDEYFYIADNPKKDFIIPNKLNWTSICLLDKGWNIHPQNFNLEKDLLPRHKVDDLTNIIDIIM; encoded by the coding sequence ATGAGGAATAAATACATCATTTTTGATTTAGACGACACACTGATTTACGAAATAGATTTTTTAAAATCAGCATATAAAGAGATTGCCCGTTTTGCTTGTAATTCTGAAGATTGCGAATCCCTTTACGATAAAATACTTGACATTTATCATCAAGGAGAAGATGCCTTTTCATTTCTGGTGAATAAATTTCCGCATCTTACCAAGGAAAAGTTGTTGGAAATGTATAGAAATCATTTTCCAAATTTAAAATTAAACGATGGTGCCGAAATCATCTTTAATTTCTGTAAATCAAAAAATTACAAGATAGGACTCATAACTGATGGTCGTTCTGTAACTCAGCGAAATAAGCTAAAATCATTGGATATTGAGAATATTTTCGACAAAATTATCATTTCAGAGGAATTTGGGTCTTCCAAGCCTGATGAAAGAAATTTTACCATTTTTCAGGAAGAAGGAATCGACGAGTATTTTTATATCGCGGACAATCCCAAAAAAGATTTTATAATTCCAAATAAATTAAATTGGACATCCATATGCTTACTTGACAAAGGCTGGAATATACATCCACAAAATTTCAATCTCGAAAAAGATCTTCTTCCAAGACACAAAGTTGATGATTTGACAAACATAATTGACATAATAATGTGA
- a CDS encoding ATP-grasp domain-containing protein yields the protein MNILFTCAGRRNYLINYFKEALQGMGKVFATDKQLNAPALVDADVAIQVPGIYDKNYIPTIINIVKKHSIKAIISLNDLELPILSVKKQEIEKFGAKVLVSNENVIGISFDKWETVKFLNSIGLKSPKTFVSLIEAKKAIQTGELKFPLVLKPRWGSASVSIDFIESVEELDLVYRLQMIRMKRSILAEVISEKCLSSAIIIQEKILGTEYGMDILNDFQGNYVDTFVREKLSMRAGETDKAISVIDEKFNRIGKIIGENLKHIGNLDCDVFESNGELYILELNPRFGGGYPFSHEAGINTAAIYIEWLKGKNDISQFCNYKEGIMFSKCDRLLKIN from the coding sequence ATGAATATTCTTTTCACTTGTGCAGGACGAAGAAACTACCTCATTAACTACTTCAAAGAGGCTCTACAAGGTATGGGAAAAGTATTTGCTACCGACAAGCAACTGAACGCTCCCGCATTGGTTGATGCTGATGTGGCGATTCAGGTTCCAGGCATATATGATAAAAATTACATCCCAACAATAATCAATATTGTAAAAAAGCACAGCATTAAAGCCATCATCTCCTTAAACGACTTGGAGCTACCTATTCTCTCCGTAAAAAAACAAGAGATAGAGAAATTTGGAGCGAAAGTACTTGTATCTAATGAAAATGTAATTGGGATTTCCTTTGACAAATGGGAAACAGTAAAATTTCTAAATAGTATCGGACTAAAATCTCCAAAAACTTTTGTATCTTTAATCGAAGCAAAGAAAGCTATTCAGACTGGAGAACTAAAGTTCCCTTTGGTATTAAAGCCTCGTTGGGGAAGTGCCTCAGTTAGTATTGACTTTATTGAATCTGTTGAAGAATTAGATTTGGTTTACAGGCTGCAAATGATTCGTATGAAACGAAGTATTCTTGCAGAAGTAATTAGCGAAAAATGTCTTAGCAGTGCAATTATTATTCAAGAAAAAATATTAGGAACAGAGTATGGAATGGATATCTTGAACGATTTTCAAGGAAACTACGTAGACACATTCGTTCGTGAAAAATTGTCTATGAGAGCTGGCGAAACAGATAAAGCCATTTCTGTAATAGATGAAAAATTTAATCGTATTGGGAAAATCATAGGAGAAAATCTCAAGCACATAGGGAATTTAGATTGTGATGTTTTTGAAAGCAATGGAGAATTATATATTTTGGAACTGAACCCACGCTTCGGGGGAGGTTATCCTTTCTCACACGAAGCAGGGATTAATACAGCTGCTATTTATATCGAATGGCTAAAAGGAAAGAATGACATTTCGCAATTTTGCAATTATAAAGAAGGTATAATGTTTTCTAAATGCGACAGACTGTTAAAAATTAATTAA
- a CDS encoding sugar transferase has protein sequence MYKNYIKPTIDFTVALVVFLLLSPIFVIVMVGLFFSNQGKPFFFQLRPGKDERIFKIVKFKTMNDKKDENGELLPDSERMTPIGSFIRKTSLDEIPQLLNVIKGDMSLVGPRPLLPKYLPLYNEEQRRRHEVKPGITGWAQVNGRNAISWTKKFEFDTWYVDNVSFFLDLKIVLLTVKKVFIREGISQEGEATVDAFNGKN, from the coding sequence ATATATAAGAATTACATAAAACCGACTATTGATTTCACTGTAGCTTTAGTTGTTTTTTTACTCCTAAGTCCTATTTTCGTTATTGTTATGGTTGGATTATTTTTTTCCAATCAAGGCAAACCGTTTTTCTTCCAGCTTAGACCAGGCAAAGATGAAAGGATCTTCAAAATTGTTAAATTTAAAACAATGAATGACAAAAAGGATGAAAATGGAGAACTTCTACCTGATAGCGAGAGAATGACACCGATAGGCTCTTTTATAAGAAAAACCTCTTTGGATGAAATACCGCAGTTATTAAATGTGATAAAAGGAGATATGTCTCTAGTCGGACCTCGCCCTTTACTACCTAAATATCTACCTCTATACAACGAGGAACAGAGACGTCGCCATGAGGTAAAACCAGGAATAACTGGATGGGCACAAGTAAATGGTAGAAATGCAATCTCTTGGACTAAAAAGTTTGAGTTTGACACTTGGTACGTAGACAACGTCAGTTTTTTTCTGGATTTAAAGATTGTTCTATTGACAGTAAAGAAGGTTTTTATACGTGAAGGAATCTCCCAAGAAGGTGAGGCTACGGTTGATGCTTTTAATGGAAAAAATTAG
- a CDS encoding sugar transferase, with product MYKNYIKRLIDFLAALFGLIILSPIFIIVMVGLFFANQGKPFFFQKRPGLNNRIFEIVKFKTMNDRKDQNGKLLPDADRLTKIGAFVRKTSLDEIPQLINVLKGDMSLIGPRPLLVKYLPYYTERERLRHTVRPGITGLAQVNGRNNVSWDDKLEMDVKYVEEISFVNDLKILLKTIENVVSQKDIIVASCESNDLDILRNSQNNNT from the coding sequence ATGTACAAAAATTATATAAAACGTTTAATTGATTTTCTTGCGGCATTATTTGGGCTGATTATTTTATCTCCAATATTTATAATAGTTATGGTTGGCTTATTCTTTGCCAATCAAGGTAAACCTTTCTTCTTCCAAAAGAGACCAGGTTTAAACAATCGAATATTTGAGATTGTCAAATTCAAAACAATGAATGACAGAAAAGACCAAAACGGAAAATTACTTCCTGATGCCGACAGACTTACAAAAATAGGTGCTTTTGTAAGAAAAACATCTTTAGATGAAATACCTCAGTTGATTAACGTTTTAAAAGGAGATATGTCTCTGATTGGTCCAAGACCCCTATTAGTAAAATATTTACCTTATTATACAGAAAGAGAAAGATTAAGACACACTGTAAGACCTGGTATTACGGGACTTGCACAAGTGAACGGGAGAAACAATGTTAGTTGGGATGACAAGTTGGAAATGGATGTGAAATATGTTGAAGAAATTTCTTTCGTCAATGACTTGAAAATACTACTAAAAACAATAGAAAATGTTGTTTCTCAAAAAGATATAATCGTAGCCAGTTGCGAAAGTAATGATTTGGATATTTTGAGGAACAGCCAAAATAACAACACTTAA
- a CDS encoding polysaccharide biosynthesis protein, producing the protein MNKRTYNERNTIDLSTLRYLPRWIVLIIDICLSIFSLFVSFYLLNGLEVKDSDNLLLYQKYILIIGVNIIFMLVFRTYSGIIRHSTFTDLIKILLANICTIFVLWLFNIANIIAVGDKLLLNIPLILYFAISFVLMSFFRLFVKEIFEQLKEFRRSALKKRILILGIDEESISMAKAIMGNPKLPYDVAGFLTQRTDSNHAVLLGKTIYSKDKLMKYRKEYLGIHGVLINKNNFSKEELNQWVNFFLERGLVILKTPSLQKLRPDENIKIHQVQIEDLLNRKPIVIQNDEVKKRHFQKNVLVTGGAGSIGSEIVRQVASFNPSLIVVLDQAETPLYDIELEMREKFPNTNFKFVLADISNRERIESVFMEHNFSMVYHAAAYKHVPLIEENPHEAILVNIQGSKNLALLSSKYKINRFVMVSTDKAVNPTNVMGASKRAAELFVQALQNKEGNTTKFITTRFGNVLGSNGSVIPHFRKQIEKGGPVTITHPDIVRYFMTIPEACELVLQAGTMGKGGEIFVFDMGEPVKILNLATRMIKLSGYEPNVDIKIVYTGLRPGEKLYEELLSDDTRTLPTHHEKIMVSKDPTMAFEEIDALSNKISAAAKLGDKIEVVRILKEIVKEFKSNNSIFEILDRQTQQKVD; encoded by the coding sequence ATGAACAAAAGAACATACAATGAGCGTAATACCATTGATTTATCAACCCTCAGATATCTACCCAGATGGATTGTTCTGATTATTGACATCTGTTTGTCTATTTTTTCTTTGTTCGTATCTTTTTACCTTTTAAATGGATTAGAAGTAAAAGATAGTGACAACCTACTCCTTTATCAAAAATATATTTTAATCATTGGAGTAAATATCATTTTTATGCTGGTGTTTCGTACCTATTCTGGTATTATTCGCCATTCTACATTTACCGATTTAATTAAAATCCTATTAGCTAACATATGTACAATATTCGTGCTTTGGCTCTTTAACATAGCTAACATTATTGCTGTGGGAGACAAGCTGTTGCTAAACATTCCTCTAATACTTTATTTTGCAATTTCATTCGTATTGATGTCTTTTTTCCGATTGTTCGTTAAAGAAATTTTCGAGCAATTGAAAGAATTCCGAAGAAGTGCATTAAAAAAACGTATTCTTATCTTAGGAATTGATGAAGAATCCATATCAATGGCAAAAGCAATTATGGGGAACCCGAAACTACCTTATGATGTTGCCGGTTTCTTAACTCAAAGAACCGACTCCAACCACGCTGTACTTTTAGGAAAAACTATCTACAGTAAAGATAAACTTATGAAATATCGTAAGGAATATCTTGGCATACACGGGGTGCTTATCAATAAAAACAACTTTTCTAAGGAAGAATTAAACCAATGGGTAAACTTCTTCTTGGAGAGAGGATTGGTGATTCTTAAAACTCCGTCGTTGCAAAAGCTACGTCCCGATGAAAACATCAAAATCCACCAAGTTCAAATTGAGGACTTACTCAACAGAAAGCCTATTGTAATCCAAAACGATGAGGTTAAGAAACGTCACTTCCAGAAGAATGTATTGGTTACAGGAGGTGCTGGTTCTATCGGAAGTGAAATTGTTCGCCAAGTAGCTTCATTTAATCCGTCATTGATTGTGGTTTTAGACCAAGCTGAGACGCCACTGTATGATATTGAGCTTGAGATGAGAGAGAAGTTCCCTAACACTAATTTTAAATTCGTTTTGGCGGATATTTCCAACAGAGAGCGAATAGAGAGTGTGTTTATGGAGCATAACTTCTCTATGGTTTACCACGCTGCTGCCTACAAACACGTACCTTTGATAGAAGAAAACCCACACGAGGCTATTTTGGTGAACATCCAAGGAAGTAAAAACTTAGCATTACTTTCCAGCAAGTACAAGATAAACCGATTTGTTATGGTTTCCACAGACAAGGCTGTAAACCCAACAAACGTTATGGGAGCTTCAAAACGAGCTGCGGAGCTTTTTGTACAAGCACTTCAAAATAAAGAAGGTAACACAACCAAATTCATTACAACGCGTTTCGGAAACGTGTTAGGTTCTAACGGTTCTGTGATTCCTCACTTCAGAAAGCAGATTGAAAAAGGAGGTCCTGTTACCATTACACACCCTGACATTGTTCGCTACTTTATGACTATTCCTGAGGCTTGCGAACTGGTTCTTCAAGCAGGAACGATGGGTAAAGGAGGAGAAATCTTTGTGTTTGATATGGGAGAACCTGTCAAAATCTTAAACTTGGCTACCCGAATGATTAAACTATCTGGATATGAGCCAAATGTAGATATAAAAATTGTTTACACAGGTTTAAGACCAGGTGAGAAACTTTATGAAGAACTTCTGAGCGACGATACAAGAACGCTTCCTACTCACCACGAAAAGATAATGGTTTCGAAAGACCCGACAATGGCTTTTGAAGAAATTGATGCTTTATCAAATAAAATCAGTGCAGCTGCCAAATTAGGTGATAAAATTGAAGTGGTTCGTATTCTGAAAGAAATCGTTAAAGAATTCAAGAGTAATAACTCAATCTTTGAGATTTTGGATAGACAAACACAACAAAAAGTTGATTAA